The region TGTAAATGTTTTAATTGGAAAACGGTTGGAAAAAAACTACTGTCGgcataatgacaatctaaatagccACATATGACTTAAAAAGATGTCTCCTCTCACTCACGTGACTCAGCCAATAGTGGACTAACGCTACGCTTCGAACACCGACATCGTTTTGCGCAAAATAGTATGCaacatcatctggatatgtatgcaacaatagttcgttttcaaagtagcccaattagCAGAAAACTGCAGACATGGCAACCCTGCTTTGACTAGCCGTTTAGTCAGCGAATCAGGGCGTCACCATGYAAACTAGATTGTATGGCAGAAAGACTTGCTTCAAgctaatgtaaaaaaaacttaAGTATGCCCTTACCTTTTACTTTACCTTTattgcaagtcagttaagaaaaattcttatttacaatgacagcctacccaggccaaaccctaacaactctgggccgccctatgggactcccaatcacagccggttgtgatacagcctggaatcgaaccagggtctgtagtgacacctcaagcactgagatgcagtgccgtagaccgctgtgccactcaggagcccaaggAAATATTTGAGGGTCTATGCAACGCCTTTAAACAATTCACTTAGGTAAAGGGAAATTATTCCATACCAGACTCCATTAGATCAAAAattctgaaccaactatattaatttgggaacatgtcgaaaagcattaaacattcgtggcaatttagctagcttgctgttgctaactaatttgtcctgggatataaacattgggttgttattttacctgaaaggcacaaggtcctctactccaacaattaatccacagataaaagggtaaaccgagtttgtttctagtaatctctcctccttcaggcttcttctttgaactttatatggtggttggcaaccaactttaatgtGCATTACCACAactgactggagtgtggacctcagttcatttttcaatcacccatgtgggtatatgctcctaaaaaccactgaggagatgggaaaggcgGGACATGCAGCTCATCAAGCGCCTGGCTATGCACACACTCGTTGATTGCAGTgtggtgcaatgattgaataacaagtatgtgcacatttattttgcaacgctcgcatgtggtcagcatgttacagtATTTGTCAACTTCTACTCTTACTTCACTAAATTCCTAAAGAAAAAAACTCtgtaaaaagtacccaaaagtactgacactcaaaagtactcattacatttttacaggaaaatggtccaattcacYcacttatcaagagaacatcccttgtcatccctactgcctctgatctggcctaATCACTAAACACAAAGGCTTRGTTTTTAaattgtgttggagtgtgcccctggctctcWGTAAATACATCTGTAAATTAATAAAAGGAATTTGAGATGATGTATACTTTTACCTgaccttttgatacttaagtatatttgagcaattccatttacttttgatacttaagtatatttaaaacaaaatacttctagacttactcaagtagtattttactgggtaaatttcattttctatgaaggtttctttacttttactcaagtatgacaattgagtactttttccaccactgaacagATCCCCCATATCACTAGTAGTGATATAGTCACATCTGTTGATTGGTTGCATTATCGATTGTTCCACACATGGAACATATCAACTGTTCAATGACAATCAGCAGTTTTAGCATTAGACAGGAAACAGACACACTCTAGTAAGAACTTATGATGAATGGTTTGAGCAAAAAGTATTGTTCTCAACAGCAGGATGTAGGCTGTAAGACAAATCTCACGCATCACAAGCACTTGTTATTGTTCTCTGGTCAACCTCAAACCTATTGTAAGTTTGAAATGAAACATACCCTGAAAGGCTGTTGTTGTCAGTGCTGAGACTTCACTGACATCTGAAACTCAATGTGATCTCCTTTCAGTTTCAGATGTCAGTGAAGTCTCAGTACCAACAAAGTACCAACAAAACAACAGTCTCTCAAGGTATGTTTCATTTCAAACATACAATGTATGGAAGCCCATTCCCACCaccaaaaaaacattacaatgtcAATACTATCTCAACATTGCAAGATACTAACTTCAAATTTCGAGATACTAACTTCAAATTTCGAGATAGtagaacatatatatatattccttcaTTTGTAGCATTATGTGGCAATTTTCATCTATCCACTTTGCAGTGATCAGCACAGCACAAACTACTGGCCAGATGGCATTTGCCCCAAcacttttgattaaaaaaatattgacACAGTAGCYTTGAAAATAGGGACAAAGTACTGTTGTTTAGACTGATTTTCATCATGATTTGTCAACTCATGCACAATTAACAGGGTGCTTCAGTCTgatctactgtagcctactgataacaaccacagctgcaggtagcctagagaagcCTATGCACTCTTGATTTCCTCTGGCCAGGGGAAACAAAGRGGTAATGTTATGTATTTATAGCCTAAAATGTGCCTATTTATACGTGTATGTGTTAAGAGAAAAtatgaatgtgatcaaatttggtttatatttKAACTTTGGCTGGCTAGYCTACCTAGACTTTATCAATCCCAAATTATTGGTGTGAATTaattaaatatgtgaaattgaattaaacaataatgtatgttgatgctaatattatgtacaatattcaattatgtttgcatatgataacaatagcctaatatatttcatatgccataaactattgttttttaacagtttcactcaattcattctaattaacttaatcattatgacacacccctcactattgtcattggttgcactaattgcactgtttgtctacataatcttgttcaagtattcatgatgttatcctgaagaaggcacagtgatgctgaaacgttggtgatttacccaatacattactgggagtttatatatggagtgtgcaaatctttttatttttttagtttattgaattaatcaatcaacacaaAAGTGATGACATACTGTGTGATTAACCTTTACATTACAGATGCAAAGTCCTACACTATGCAACCCTGCATAAAGCAAGTTCAGTTCTATTAAGCAAGTTCAGTTCTATTATCCAATCGCAGttgtctagtttttttttaaacaatatgacCTGCTTCGAAAACATCtagtcccatcatagcccatataaaactCTTTAACAGCAGATTTATTTCTATGTCATACCCTACAACTAGGGTCTGAAGCTTTACCTGGTTAGGTAGCCTACCAGATCCGGAACCACCAGTCTGGGACCTGTGGTGTCACCTCTGAAATCACCACACACTGTTACAAATGAAGAAACATTTCCTATAAGTATGGTCTACTATCTCAAAATTTCGACTTAgtatctactttttttttttagatagtaTCGTGACATTTTTTTGATAGTATCgacataattttttttcaatGGAGGGATTGGGCTTCCGTACCCTTTGTGTACACCTACACCACTACTACGCACAGTAGAGCTGTGCACTTCCTGTGATTATTTCCGTTCATGTCTACTTATCTAATTTCTTTCCTAACAATAGTAATAGCATGTTATAATATGTTCTGACATGCATGCCTAGGACTTCTTACTCAATCAAGAGACACCAAATTACCCAATttttgaataaatacatttgccCAATCAAGTGTTATGAAATCTGCCTAAAATGGCGCTGAGTGTGTAGTGGGAAGATGARGCTGCCTTGGCCCCATCCACATGAGGTTGGCTGAAAAAAATTTACAGAGCGGAACCAAAAGTACTATTCGCTATAGTGCAGTGGCATCATATACGCGTTGTACATTTATTTGGTCCTGTCATGTTTTGCTTCCGTGTGGGAACAACGCTCTTGTGCCTTCCTGGGTTAGGATTTACATGTTGACATTTCTGRGTGAAATGGGTAAAAATACTGAACCGTCGGTAGCTATATAGTTGGTAGACTTGCAGCTAATTAGCTTACTGTGAACGTGCGTTTGATGGAatgcttttttaaatgtaatacgttaattagctaggtagctagctagctaacaaaatgtTAACCAGGCTTGGAGTTTTTGGTTATATGAACATTGTCAAAACACTTTGCACTAGTACAAATAGGTACCTTCAAGGCTTCYCCTCGGATAATGATATAAAGAACTTTATTATAGAAAACACTGAGATAGTAAGAAAGCATAACTTYACCCCAGAAATCCATTTGAGACTGTTCACCCCAAATTGTCGGTTTTGGCATGCAAGACCAGAACTGTGGCCTTTCTCTGACCCATTCTGGGCAATATACTGGCCAGGGGGACAAGCACTCGCCAGGTACGTTATTGTTTTGAAAGCACTATTGTATTCAAATGAAATGGATCAAATTAATTACCACTAATAAGCCCATAATATAACCCACCACCTCTCCAGGTATCTATTGAGTAACCCTGGAGTGTCGCATGGCAAGAGAGTGTTAGATCTGGGGTGCGGCTGTGGAGCCTCTGCTATAGCTGCCAAGTTCTGCGGTGCTTCTCATGTAGTAGCCAATGACATTGACCCTGGTAAGACAACACTTTTGTACATTTCACTGATTGATTCTATCATTGGGGTATGAAGACCTCTGTCCTGATTCTCCCTCGTTCCAGTTGCAGCCATCGCGACCCAGCTGAACTGTGAGCTGAATGGCCTGAACCCCCTCCCTTGTGATACGGAGAATGTGATTAGTTCAGAGCCCAAGGAATATGACCTCATCCTCCTGGGAGACATGTTCTATGAGGAGGTGTTGGCAGACAGCCTTCACAGCTGGTTAAACTGCTGCATCCAGACCCACGGGACACAGGTCCTGATAGGAGACCCGGGGAGGGCCCAGTTTGAAGGACATGGCATCAGGAGGCTCCTGCGTCAGGAGGCTCAGTTTGAACTGCCTAAAGCTGTCAGAGAGGAGAACTATGGACTGACCTGCAGCACTGTGTGGCGCTACCTGCCTGAACTCTGACAGACATCTTTCACAAAACCATATTTGTATGTGCTTTAGAGCACTCGTGACACTTGACATATGATTGTGGAATTGATATCAGCAAGTGCCTGGCATTGACACAATCAAAACTTGTCTATCTTCTTTGCCATGAAGTCAAATGTACTGTCGTTAAACAACCACCTCTTTTGACATCTCAAACCTAACCGTATCTCTTTTATACAAAACCCTTCAATAATGCCACAGTAGTATGGGGTGTTGTCTGAACAACAAAGTTGTACACAGATCTATGAATTGAAAATGACAAGTAACAAATGTAATACAGTACATATTTCAAATGCAATCAATCACATCTGTGTAAACAATAAAGCATGTAAACTTACACTGCAGTCAGACTGCAATCCAATGACCTAACAGTAGGGGGCATCCACACTCCTTACTCTCATTCATGACATGTCCTGATTTAGCCACTACCACCTGACCCTGAGTTGGCTCTAGAAAAATTATACTCCATATTTATTCCTCTGGCAGATAAACACACTCTTTTTAAATAATTCAGAGTCAAATATAGATTAAACCCTTGGTTTTCTTTGGAATTATTTGAGCTCATTCAGAGGAGAAATCAGGCTTTGGCCAAAGCAAGGAAAACTGACTCTAGTGGACTGGCAatccttcagacaattgagaaacaGATGTACTACCTCATTTAagaaagctaaatcaagctaCTTTTTAAGCTCTGATTTTGGAAAACAGTAAATGCACTGAAGCGTACAAATTCCTCTTCATCCCTGCCTTATCAAGTTCTGCCTGACTGGCATCATAACTGAGAAGAATGTgataagtgatgcttttaatcaTAATTTTATCTCggcaggctttttatttgagagaaacGGTGGTGTAGTTGACCCTGGTCAGTCAATCATCTGCTCTTCCCTCTGCCAGACTCGACGGTTAATCTGTCAACTTCTAgggaatctttgttttcatttcaacaatttactatctgttatgtgctagatgccttgcttaagattgatgtaaaaaaaaaaaaaaaaaaacatcctctgGTGCTGATATGCTTGATACAtttttgctgcagctctctgcccctctgattgctgaatcattaacccTTATTTTTAACCTGGTACTATCCCAAGGGTTTGTAAGGTGGTCCATGTACGCCCTTTCACAAAGGTTATGACCCTTGTGCCCTAAATAATTATCGGRcttcttgcctagctaaaatattagaatcTTTGATTAATTCTCAGCTACCATCTTTGCCTTTGTACTtttcttatctttgaaatgtattctaaatgtacagtgcatttggaaagtattcagatcccttccctttttccacattttgttatgttaccgccttattcaaaaatgtattaaataaatgttctcacatcaatctacacacaataccccataatgaaaaagtgcaaacagatttttttattttatttagctaaataaaataaaaagtaccttaattacataagtattcagaccctttgcgatgagactcgaaattgagctcaggtgcatcatgtttccatcagCATACCTTCTATAATGAAGGTCATGTATACATTGGTACATCTTATCTTCTTTGTTTTATATAAGAAGTACAAAGGCAAAGAAGCCCATACCTTGCTAAGAAGAGCCTTTACCTAACATACATGCAATGAACCTACTACTATGTGAAGGGTCCAAACAGATATTAGAGAGAGAAGCATCTTTTTTCCatgttacaaaataaaaatatttacatgGGCCTGTTTTTATTAAGTGTGATAATAATAATGCATCATATAGTTAAACAGGCAGTTCCCATCACAGTGTACCTGAACAGACTTTGCTCCAACATATTATTTATTTCCAAATGTAAGATTGTATCACTACTTTCGTGCTTACATATTTACAACAAAAACTGAGTAACAATTTCTAAATCGAGGACAGGGTGCTGCGTGCATACAACCAGGTTACAGCAAGGACATCTCAAATGAAGTACAGTGAAAAGAATGTCCTAAGtgcatttacaaaaaaaaaatgttagagaataaataaatattaaatgttTTTGTGTATAAATTGCAAACATTGACAGAGAATACAACACTGAGCAGCACATCCAACTAACTATCGAGGTTTGATCTTCAACCACTGTTATTGATGATAATCACACTACAAAGCTAAGATTTACTGAGACCGGTGTTTTTTTCTTTAGCGGACTGTAAATAACAACCATTAGCCTAGTTCAGTCACTTTGGTCCCAGAAGCTTCGATCATTTTaaggagtttgtgtgtgttctttccatccctcctcctgCCATCCTCTTCAGTGCTCCCTTGGAGTAAGTACAAGTTGCTCCTAATGTCTTGATCCAGGGTCAGAATCTAATGGGTAGGTTAAGGATTGTGGGTAGGGTAATCTGTTCCTAGGTCTGCATTTATGGGTAACTTTTCCCTCAGTACACTGTCCATGATAACTGTTGGAACTTATCTGGGTCTAAAAGGTTATGCAGGGCCTCTTGATCTGAAAGGCAAAGGAGGTTAAGGTTTTAGCTGTTGTTGggttttgagaatgtgaaatatacttattcatgtcactgatggagtgctaagatttagagggtctacaccagaagttaagggttataggaggaaggtatatagtgtgtgcaactaagcttggaatgtgttgagtgcagggaagcaATAAcacgtggcaggcattgataagagGAGATGGGTGGAGATTTTAGAAACTAACAATGTCCCTGTGGCAGAGAGTGTAATgcataacgtttacattatgtcaggatatgttattgttagccatcagagatcctctgggaggagaagagagacagtctggtatcaataaccatgacagccttgagttagggaggagtgagcactttttggtagaggtcaggttagatgaagtgaggaagaacagatatcactaaggttctgtctagcaacagagatg is a window of Salvelinus sp. IW2-2015 linkage group LG13, ASM291031v2, whole genome shotgun sequence DNA encoding:
- the etfbkmt gene encoding electron transfer flavoprotein beta subunit lysine methyltransferase is translated as MLTRLGVFGYMNIVKTLCTSTNRYLQGFXSDNDIKNFIIENTEIVRKHNFTPEIHLRLFTPNCRFWHARPELWPFSDPFWAIYWPGGQALARYLLSNPGVSHGKRVLDLGCGCGASAIAAKFCGASHVVANDIDPVAAIATQLNCELNGLNPLPCDTENVISSEPKEYDLILLGDMFYEEVLADSLHSWLNCCIQTHGTQVLIGDPGRAQFEGHGIRRLLRQEAQFELPKAVREENYGLTCSTVWRYLPEL